The Kogia breviceps isolate mKogBre1 chromosome 16, mKogBre1 haplotype 1, whole genome shotgun sequence genome window below encodes:
- the GJA3 gene encoding gap junction alpha-3 protein: MGDWSFLGRLLENAQEHSTVIGKVWLTVLFIFRILVLGAAAEEVWGDEQSDFTCNTQQPGCENVCYDRAFPISHVRFWVLQIIFVSTPTLIYLGHVLHLVRMEEKRREREEERLKADGPPLGPDRPPVRDDRGKVRLAGALLRTYVFNIIFKTLFEVGFIAGQYFLYGFQLKPLYRCDRWPCPNTVDCFISRPTEKTVFILFMLAVACVSLLLNMLEIYHLGWKKLKQGMTDPYRPDTPGSSGRAAKPGCRGPLLLPSRSSAPALTGGFPPYYAPSASSLGQASAPGYPEPPPPAALPGTPGEGPPAGSPGGHQHPPATAPNWADREAELQTSAGKASPPLSAPAAPQPPPEGGAGSSGDSDGEGAVTAVELHAPPELPADPGRSSKASRSSGGRARAGDLAI, encoded by the coding sequence ATGGGCGACTGGAGCTTCCTGGGGAGACTCCTAGAGAACGCCCAGGAGCACTCCACCGTCATCGGCAAGGTCTGGCTGACGGTGCTGTTCATCTTCAGGATCCTGGTGCTGGGGGCCGCGGCCGAGGAGGTGTGGGGGGACGAGCAGTCGGACTTCACGTGCAACACGCAGCAGCCGGGCTGCGAGAACGTGTGCTACGACCGCGCCTTCCCCATCTCGCACGTGCGCTTCTGGGTGCTGCAGATCATCTTCGTGTCCACGCCCACCCTCATCTACCTGGGCCACGTGCTGCACCTGGTGCGCatggaggagaagaggagggaacgGGAGGAGGAGCGGCTGAAGGCCGACGGCCCGCCGCTCGGGCCAGACAGGCCCCCGGTGCGCGACGACCGGGGCAAGGTCCGCCTGGCCGGCGCCCTGCTTCGCACCTACGTCTTCAACATCATCTTCAAGACGCTGTTCGAGGTGGGCTTCATCGCCGGGCAGTACTTCCTGTACGGCTTCCAGCTGAAGCCGCTGTACCGCTGTGACCGGTGGCCCTGCCCCAACACGGTGGACTGCTTCATCTCGCGGCCCACGGAGAAGACCGTCTTCATCCTCTTCATGCTGGCCGTGGCCTGCGTGTCCCTCTTGCTCAACATGCTAGAGATCTACCACCTGGGCTGGAAGAAGCTGAAACAGGGCATGACCGACCCTTACCGCCCGGACACTCCCGGCTCCAGCGGGAGGGCCGCAAAGCCTGGCTGCCGGGGccccctcctgctgccctccCGCTCCAGCGCCCCCGCCCTCACCGGCGGGTTCCCGCCCTACTACGCGCCCTCGGCCTCTTCCCTGGGGCAGGCGTCGGCCCCAGGCTACCCCGAGCCCCCTCCGCCCGCGGCCCTGCCCGGGACCCCCGGCGAGGGCCCCCCAGCCGGCTCCCCCGGCGGCCACCAGCACCCGCCCGCGACGGCGCCGAACTGGGCCGACCGGGAGGCCGAGCTGCAGACTTCGGCCGGGAAGGCCTCCCCGCCGTTGTCCGCGCCCGCAGCCCCGCAGCCCCCTCcggagggcggggcggggagctCGGGCGAcagcgacggggagggggcggtgaCTGCCGTGGAGCTGCACGCACCCCCCGAGCTCCCCGCAGACCCCGGCCGGTCCAGCAAGGCCAGTAGGTCCAGCGGCGGCCGGGCCAGGGCCGGTGACTTGGCCATCTAG